NNNNNNNNNNNNNGTTGTTTCTATAAATAATCCTTTAAAAACCTCAATATTTTCTGGAAAAAAGAAACAAAACTGTTTATAATAATATTTTACAGGAGGAAACAAATAATGGCAAAAACTATCCTGTTTGACCTTGATAATACACTTATTCTTTTTGATGAGACAAAATTTTTTAAGGCATATGTTAAAAAAGTAGCTCCACTAATGTCTGATATTGCATCTCCGAATACATTATGGCAAATAATACTATCTGCCACTAAGTCAGTATTGCATAACAACGGAAAGACAACAAACCAGGAAGTTTTTAAACAGAATTTTAAACAGAATTTTGGAAACCAAACCGAGGAAATCTGGCAACGTTTTCTTGAGTTCTATAAAAATGAATTTGATCAATTAAAAACCTTGGTTAATGTAAACAATGGCGTATCAGAGATATTTTCTTTCCTACCTGAAAAAAATATAAAAATTGTAATTGCCTCTAATCCATTCTGGCCCTGTATAGCAATGGAGAAAAGAATGGGATGGGCCGGGGTAAAAAAAAATCAGGTTAACCTGATAACACATATGGAAAATATGCATTTTTGTAAGCCACGTTTAGAATATTATCAGGAAATATGCCAAAAAATAAATGAAGAGCCGGAAAATTGTCTGATGGTTGGAGATGACCCGCTAAATGATATGATAGCAGGAAAATTAGGAATGAAAACTTTTTTAGCTACTGACAGTGTCCGATATAAAAGTCAATTACTGGCAATCAGCA
The window above is part of the Atribacterota bacterium genome. Proteins encoded here:
- a CDS encoding HAD family hydrolase, whose translation is MAKTILFDLDNTLILFDETKFFKAYVKKVAPLMSDIASPNTLWQIILSATKSVLHNNGKTTNQEVFKQNFKQNFGNQTEEIWQRFLEFYKNEFDQLKTLVNVNNGVSEIFSFLPEKNIKIVIASNPFWPCIAMEKRMGWAGVKKNQVNLITHMENMHFCKPRLEYYQEICQKINEEPENCLMVGDDPLNDMIAGKLGMKTFLATDSVRYKSQLLAISKKLRLGFTSKKDKIDPDYSGPLIQLREILGSLL